In Afipia carboxidovorans OM5, the sequence AACTCGAGATGGCCCCGGTTCAGCGGTGCAGCATGAAGAATACTGCGCCGCGCCCGGGGAAAGGCGCCATGATTGACCTCATCCGCATCTTCGTCGAGCGCGGCGACCTCGCGCATCTCGCGCTGTTTCTGTGGGCGGCTGTCGCCAGCACTGCGTTTCTTGTGACGTTGCGCGAACTTGCGGTCGCCTCAAAGCGCTTCGACGATTCTGTGCGCGAGCTTTCCGTTTTCAACCGGCGCGCGCGCCGCCGCAAACCGATGGACCCATGATGGACAAACTGCACACCGTGATCCAGTCGATCAGCAGCGAGACCAAGGCGAAGCCCGCGCACCTCACGGTGTTTCGCGAGTTCCTCGCCCATCTCGAAAAGATCCAGCACAAGGCGCCGCGTGCGCCGGGCAGAGCCGCTCGCGTTGCGGCCCGGCCCACGCGGCCGGCGAAGAAGACTCCGCGCCGCGTGAAGTAATGATGTCATCCCCGCGCATGCGGGGATCCAGACTTATGAAGTTGGTGATTCCAAGCGCGATACTCAGAACCGCTGGCGGTTATGGGTCCCCGCCGGAGCCTGTCATCGGACGGTGCTTCGCGCCGATCCGTTGGCGGGAACGACATCGAATGTAGCCGCACTTCTTCAGCCTCTCTTTAACGCCTTCCCACCTTGCACCCTGCGAGAACGCCTATGCATGCGCCGCTGCCATCCGCCTCCCGCGTCTCGTTCACCGGCGACGGCGCCGTCGAAGGTTACGCCAGCCTGTTCGGCGCGGTCGATCAGGCGCGCGACATGGTGATGCCGGGCGCGTTCACGCAGACGCTGCAGAGCCGCGGCCTGCGCCGCATTCCGATGCTGTTTCAGCACGACCCGTCCGAGCCGGTCGGCATCTGGCTGGAGCTGCGCGAGGATTGGCGCGGGCTGTGGGCGCGCGGGCGATTGATCCCCGAGGTCGCGCGTGGGCGCGAATTGATGGCGCTGGTGGGCGAGGGCGCGATCGACGGGCTGTCGATCGGCTATCGCACCGTGCGCGGCCGGATCGATCCGAAGACGCGCATCCGCCGCCTCTATCAGGTCGATCTCTGGGAAGTGTCGATCGTTACCTTTCCGCTGCTCGCCGGCGCGCGCGTGCATGCAGTGAAAAGCGTGCCGCGATCCTCGCGCCGCCATCAAGCGATGGATCAAGTCATGGAGGCGCGCCGATGATCCGCGGCAGCGACGTGTTCGACGCGCGACAGCGCTCGCGCTTCACGCGGCCGGACGCTTATCGCCAGGCGATAGAACAGTCGAGCGTCGTGCTACGCAAACGATTGACGGCGCGTGGTACGTGACAACGCGCGGCATCGGCAATAATGTCGAGCCCGGAATGAATGGGATCAACCAGATCTTCGGTCCGGGCATTTTCGATGGTTTGGACCGGCAGATGCGCGCCAACATCGAGCGGCATCATGGGCGAAAAAGTTTCGTGGACTCGACGTGGACTCCTCGTGCTGCTGTGGCTGCCGGCTGTCGCCTTGGCACTCGCCATGTGGTCGTGGGAGCGAAGGCCCATGTCTGATCGCTCGGAAGGGTCGTCGCCGATCCGTTTGCTCTATGTTCAAATGGATCGCAGCGAACGAAATCATTTTGTACAACAGGTCAGGCGTTTTGCCGATCAGCACCATTTCGATTTGAACATCAGGCAATTGACGCCTGATCCCGATGAAATTTTCTTCCAATTGTCGCAGAAGAACATTCTGCTGCTGGGTT encodes:
- a CDS encoding HK97 family phage prohead protease, translated to MHAPLPSASRVSFTGDGAVEGYASLFGAVDQARDMVMPGAFTQTLQSRGLRRIPMLFQHDPSEPVGIWLELREDWRGLWARGRLIPEVARGRELMALVGEGAIDGLSIGYRTVRGRIDPKTRIRRLYQVDLWEVSIVTFPLLAGARVHAVKSVPRSSRRHQAMDQVMEARR